A stretch of Pseudomonas sp. 7SR1 DNA encodes these proteins:
- a CDS encoding GspH/FimT family pseudopilin translates to MHQQGFSLIELLMGLAIAAIVLPWASASYTALVEATERKDAAQLLASGLRNARSEAITRSRTVVIRGIDDDWGRGWRITLDDKAKTLVMERSGRARVVGNWPVKRSVRFGSQGQALLPSDAFQAGTLHVCGKREPISHHQVVLARTGRISLRSEKTEQALCEKDSKQGANA, encoded by the coding sequence ATGCACCAACAGGGCTTCAGCCTCATTGAACTGCTCATGGGACTGGCGATTGCGGCAATTGTTCTACCGTGGGCCAGCGCCAGCTACACAGCCCTGGTCGAAGCCACCGAACGCAAGGACGCCGCGCAACTGCTGGCCAGCGGTTTGCGTAACGCCCGCAGCGAAGCCATCACGCGCAGCCGGACCGTCGTGATCAGAGGAATAGACGACGATTGGGGCCGAGGCTGGCGGATCACGCTGGACGACAAGGCGAAGACATTGGTGATGGAGCGCAGCGGCCGCGCGCGAGTGGTCGGCAACTGGCCGGTGAAGCGTTCGGTGAGGTTTGGCAGCCAAGGGCAAGCGTTACTGCCCAGCGACGCCTTCCAAGCCGGTACATTGCATGTCTGCGGCAAACGCGAGCCGATCAGCCACCATCAGGTGGTGCTGGCGCGCACCGGACGCATCAGCCTGCGCAGCGAGAAAACTGAACAGGCATTGTGCGAAAAAGACTCAAAGCAGGGAGCGAACGCGTAG
- a CDS encoding GspH/FimT family pseudopilin, producing MDLRTKGFTLVEVLVALGVLLILITLAVPAFTGSMQGTKADTEIGDLRRALNFARMTAIDRGTTIRIRPTVQGSVWSGELAVYDSTGTPANVLRVVPAMSSGATLTLTSEVTGIDFNNLGGLAAPTTPVSFNYVRGAQSRTLSVCLNGRIVLGGSCG from the coding sequence ATGGATCTTCGTACAAAAGGTTTCACGCTGGTGGAGGTGCTGGTGGCCCTCGGTGTGCTGCTGATCCTGATCACCCTGGCGGTGCCTGCCTTCACTGGCTCGATGCAGGGCACCAAGGCCGATACCGAGATCGGCGATCTGCGTCGGGCGCTGAACTTTGCCCGCATGACCGCGATCGACCGTGGCACCACGATACGTATCCGCCCCACGGTGCAGGGCAGCGTCTGGAGCGGCGAGCTGGCGGTGTATGACAGTACTGGCACGCCGGCCAATGTATTGCGGGTTGTTCCAGCGATGAGCAGCGGCGCGACTCTGACGCTAACCTCAGAAGTGACCGGCATCGATTTCAACAACCTGGGCGGCTTGGCGGCACCGACCACGCCGGTGAGTTTCAATTACGTACGAGGGGCGCAGAGCAGGACGCTGAGTGTTTGCCTCAATGGACGAATCGTATTGGGTGGAAGTTGCGGATGA
- the pilV gene encoding type IV pilus modification protein PilV, translating to MKGCSKRTQEGMTLIEVLVAMLILGIGLLGAAMIQLNALKYTDSSRMTSQASFIAYDMLDRIRANAGADYTVTPPTSPNLNVARDQDLYDFKTNITSFGGATATGTIALNQRVYTITISWDDARAANTSNAAEARRSFVLTSRVAVDPVATP from the coding sequence ATGAAGGGTTGCAGTAAAAGGACACAGGAGGGCATGACGCTGATCGAGGTGTTGGTGGCGATGCTGATCCTCGGCATAGGCTTGCTGGGCGCGGCGATGATCCAGCTCAACGCACTCAAATACACCGACAGCTCGCGCATGACCAGCCAGGCCAGTTTCATCGCCTACGACATGCTGGATCGTATCCGCGCCAACGCCGGCGCCGACTACACCGTCACCCCACCCACTTCGCCCAATCTCAACGTCGCCCGGGACCAGGATCTCTACGACTTCAAGACCAATATCACCAGTTTCGGCGGCGCCACGGCCACCGGCACCATCGCCCTGAACCAGCGGGTCTACACCATCACCATTTCCTGGGACGATGCCCGGGCCGCCAACACCAGCAACGCTGCCGAGGCACGGCGCAGCTTCGTGCTGACCAGCCGCGTCGCCGTCGACCCGGTGGCGACGCCATGA
- a CDS encoding PilW family protein, with the protein MNNRCRGFGLIELMIALVLSLIIVLGVVQIFIAAKNTYVSQNAAAVMQEDARFALSKMLQELRMVGMFGCLGSITDASSAGDFNASQVTPIRWDNANLRMTLVTADVGSNAGVPTWTVVSDCRTSATAYTGARAPAAGQLAFPIRRLVYSFSNNQLLMGTGAGNPTLAVLVDNVRAFNVTFGVAGSSTDIAASSYTGNPADPALIRSVRLTLTLYDPKNNVRDQTFNVVAALRNRLL; encoded by the coding sequence ATGAACAACCGTTGCCGGGGCTTCGGCCTGATCGAACTGATGATCGCGCTGGTGCTCAGCCTGATCATCGTGCTGGGTGTGGTGCAGATTTTCATTGCCGCGAAAAACACCTATGTCAGCCAGAACGCAGCAGCAGTCATGCAGGAAGATGCACGGTTCGCCCTGAGCAAGATGCTCCAGGAGCTGCGCATGGTCGGCATGTTCGGCTGCCTGGGAAGCATTACCGACGCCTCGTCCGCGGGGGATTTCAACGCCAGCCAGGTCACGCCGATCCGTTGGGACAACGCCAATCTCAGGATGACCCTGGTCACGGCGGATGTGGGCAGCAACGCAGGGGTGCCGACCTGGACGGTCGTTTCCGATTGCCGCACCAGCGCGACCGCCTACACCGGAGCCCGGGCGCCTGCGGCCGGGCAACTGGCCTTTCCCATACGCCGGCTGGTCTACAGCTTCAGCAATAACCAGTTGTTGATGGGCACGGGCGCCGGCAACCCGACCCTGGCGGTGCTGGTGGACAACGTGCGGGCGTTCAACGTGACCTTCGGCGTCGCGGGCAGTTCGACCGACATCGCGGCATCGAGCTACACCGGCAACCCGGCGGATCCGGCCCTGATCCGCAGCGTGCGCCTGACCCTGACGCTGTACGACCCGAAGAACAACGTGCGCGACCAGACCTTCAACGTGGTTGCCGCTTTGCGCAATCGGCTTTTGTGA
- a CDS encoding pilus assembly PilX family protein: MNPRSNGHRQRGMALLVSLVFLLLLTLIGLSSMQSATLQEKMTNSVMLRNQSFQTAEAALRMGESAVQAETYSLAVCTTATQCAPPAESATLTAAGRNSSSGVTWVAAAGGFYGVQNIGTTLTAVNVPSNTSATLYRITAVAVAGNNQRSVVESIYAKY; encoded by the coding sequence ATGAATCCGAGATCCAATGGGCACCGTCAGCGTGGCATGGCCCTGCTGGTCAGCCTGGTTTTCCTGCTGCTGCTCACGCTGATCGGCTTGTCGTCGATGCAGAGCGCCACGCTTCAGGAAAAAATGACCAACAGCGTCATGCTGCGCAATCAGTCATTCCAGACGGCCGAGGCGGCGTTGAGGATGGGGGAGAGCGCGGTACAGGCCGAGACGTATTCGCTTGCGGTCTGTACCACTGCCACCCAATGCGCGCCTCCGGCCGAGTCGGCGACGCTCACGGCAGCCGGGCGCAACTCCTCGTCGGGAGTGACCTGGGTCGCCGCCGCTGGTGGGTTCTACGGTGTACAGAACATCGGCACCACCCTCACGGCGGTCAACGTACCGAGCAACACGTCGGCGACGCTGTACCGGATCACGGCGGTGGCCGTGGCGGGAAATAACCAGCGCAGCGTGGTGGAGAGCATCTATGCGAAATATTGA
- a CDS encoding pilus assembly protein, with protein MRNIEALRGWMQLIGGALLSLYLAAPAYAFTPSESPLLSAAAVTPNVMLLIDDSGSMNNIIWASGFDPTAAQPRTFACNSSSSCNDRYELDLDDSNILLVSLLRGGCSSGWYGFYRSTIGRVCLRLPDPVGGGNTRYTARYLAYLVTLANGSSRDFTTGSIPTDYRINVARDVSNDLVAGNRALRIGLATFNPPNSGNSGPGGYIARAISDLSPVSGSVTQTQANANYSALVTAINALGAVANTPLAESYYEVTRYFRGMAPYYNGTPSTYTSPIQYRCQKNFGVVITDGLPTYDRTFPTNDPLGGSRLPNWDGIGTNDGDNPSGDAEGDTLYLDDIAKFAFDIDMRATGTDATGKSWNSTDFPRQYLNTYTVGFAVNNQMLSDAARYGAGRYYPASDSEGLSSALSSALSDITSKAGSGGGGAANSATLSSTSSFYQTTYDPKDWRGTIRAFGFTSAGTVNTAAVQWTTDTAIVPGATAPVYQSWNSATNTPVTLAYGNFSPAQQTSLSQNLPTGITGNDLVEWSKGVNKTGLKVRSALLGDIINSPLVLASPNDQTAADLLNDTSYSNYLTTKATNMNASLAVNANDGFFSVINSTNGTRRYAYMPSSVLPSLQLIANTGYVNGVSHKFLVDGQIGVFDTQLGSAWKTIAVGGTGAGGKAFFAVQLFDATAGNTIRALWEISAPAVANTANVFNDLGYAYARPEVARLADGRWAAFISNGYGSHSGVAALYVVDIRDGSLIRKIVINSSETDNGLSSVKLRVNSQNVVQAAYGGDLKGRMWKFDLSGTSPTTWGLAFAGQPLFTAPGGATQPITVQPLLADNPQGGVQVFFGTGKFNEAVDKLNKDLQGFYSIWDAPGGTGQVTVSNLQAQSITGVFSGSTGGQFVTTSQTNVAYPVRKGWYLPLVYNNALTGERVINPANLVLGRVVFTTAAVDTTDPCASFGTGKLIEVDAFNGKMLNYAVLDTNGDGMLNSLDTISAGVVFTGGIPTLSAVVSANGATNMVVNDSGGGITDLLGKAVGGSRRIMWRQIQ; from the coding sequence ATGCGAAATATTGAGGCGCTCCGGGGCTGGATGCAGTTGATAGGGGGGGCGCTGCTCAGCCTTTACCTGGCGGCGCCGGCCTATGCGTTCACGCCCTCGGAGTCGCCGCTGTTGAGTGCGGCTGCGGTTACGCCGAACGTGATGCTGCTGATCGACGATTCGGGAAGTATGAACAACATCATCTGGGCGTCGGGGTTCGATCCAACGGCGGCGCAACCGCGCACGTTTGCATGCAACTCCAGCAGCAGTTGCAATGACAGGTACGAGCTGGACCTGGACGATTCGAACATCCTGCTAGTGAGCCTGTTGCGCGGTGGCTGCTCCTCCGGTTGGTACGGCTTCTATCGTTCCACCATCGGCCGGGTCTGTCTCCGGCTCCCGGATCCGGTAGGCGGTGGCAATACCCGCTATACCGCCAGATACCTGGCCTATCTCGTGACCCTGGCCAACGGTTCGAGCCGGGACTTCACCACAGGCTCGATTCCCACCGACTATCGGATAAACGTGGCGCGCGACGTTTCCAATGATCTGGTCGCCGGCAACCGGGCCTTGCGCATCGGCCTTGCCACGTTCAATCCTCCCAACAGCGGCAACTCAGGTCCGGGCGGTTACATCGCCCGGGCCATCAGCGACCTGTCACCCGTCAGTGGCAGCGTCACCCAGACCCAGGCCAATGCCAACTACAGTGCCCTGGTCACCGCCATCAATGCCCTGGGAGCCGTCGCGAATACGCCGTTGGCCGAGAGTTATTACGAGGTCACCCGTTACTTCAGGGGCATGGCGCCGTATTACAACGGCACGCCCAGTACCTATACCAGCCCGATCCAGTACCGCTGCCAGAAAAACTTCGGTGTGGTGATCACCGACGGCTTGCCCACCTATGACCGGACGTTTCCCACCAACGATCCCCTAGGCGGCTCACGCTTGCCGAACTGGGATGGCATCGGCACCAACGATGGCGACAATCCCAGTGGCGACGCCGAGGGCGACACGCTCTACCTGGACGACATCGCCAAGTTCGCCTTCGATATCGACATGCGTGCCACCGGTACCGACGCCACCGGCAAGAGCTGGAACTCGACGGACTTTCCCCGGCAGTACCTCAACACCTATACCGTCGGTTTTGCCGTCAATAACCAGATGCTGTCCGACGCGGCCCGTTATGGCGCGGGCCGGTATTACCCGGCGTCCGATAGCGAGGGCCTGAGCTCGGCCCTGTCATCGGCCCTGAGCGATATCACTTCAAAGGCCGGCTCGGGAGGGGGCGGCGCCGCCAACAGCGCCACGTTGTCCAGCACTTCCAGTTTCTACCAGACCACCTACGACCCCAAGGACTGGCGCGGCACCATCCGGGCGTTCGGCTTCACTTCGGCAGGTACCGTCAACACGGCAGCGGTGCAATGGACCACCGATACCGCCATCGTGCCCGGCGCCACCGCCCCGGTCTATCAGTCCTGGAACAGTGCGACCAACACGCCGGTGACCCTGGCCTATGGCAACTTCTCACCGGCCCAGCAGACCAGTCTCAGCCAGAACCTGCCCACGGGCATCACCGGCAACGACCTGGTGGAGTGGAGCAAGGGGGTCAACAAGACCGGCCTGAAGGTGCGCAGCGCGTTGCTGGGGGACATCATCAATTCGCCCCTGGTGCTGGCATCGCCCAATGACCAGACCGCCGCAGACCTGCTGAACGACACCAGCTACAGCAATTACCTGACAACCAAGGCGACGAACATGAACGCCAGCCTGGCGGTGAATGCCAACGACGGCTTCTTCAGTGTCATCAACAGCACCAACGGGACTCGGCGCTACGCCTATATGCCTTCGAGCGTATTGCCGTCCCTGCAATTGATCGCCAATACCGGCTACGTCAACGGTGTCAGCCACAAATTCCTGGTGGACGGGCAGATCGGGGTATTCGATACGCAACTGGGCAGTGCCTGGAAGACCATCGCCGTGGGAGGGACGGGGGCCGGGGGCAAGGCGTTCTTCGCCGTGCAACTGTTCGACGCGACGGCCGGCAACACGATCCGGGCGTTGTGGGAAATCAGCGCACCGGCCGTCGCCAATACGGCCAACGTCTTCAACGACCTGGGCTATGCCTACGCGCGCCCGGAGGTCGCCCGATTGGCGGATGGTCGCTGGGCCGCGTTCATCTCCAATGGCTACGGCAGCCATTCCGGCGTGGCCGCGCTGTATGTGGTGGATATTCGCGACGGCTCGTTGATCAGGAAGATCGTCATCAACAGCAGCGAGACCGATAACGGCCTGTCTTCGGTCAAACTCCGGGTCAACTCCCAGAATGTGGTTCAGGCCGCCTACGGCGGCGACCTGAAAGGGCGCATGTGGAAGTTCGACCTCAGCGGCACCTCCCCGACCACCTGGGGCCTGGCGTTCGCCGGCCAGCCGTTGTTCACCGCACCGGGTGGCGCGACCCAGCCGATCACGGTTCAACCCTTGCTGGCGGACAACCCCCAAGGCGGCGTCCAGGTCTTTTTCGGTACCGGCAAGTTCAACGAGGCAGTGGACAAGCTCAACAAGGACCTGCAGGGCTTCTACTCGATCTGGGACGCTCCCGGAGGCACCGGGCAGGTCACCGTGTCGAACCTGCAGGCCCAATCGATCACCGGGGTTTTTTCAGGCAGCACAGGGGGGCAATTCGTGACCACCAGCCAGACCAACGTGGCTTACCCGGTGCGCAAGGGCTGGTACCTGCCCTTGGTGTACAACAATGCGTTGACGGGGGAGCGAGTGATCAATCCGGCCAACCTGGTACTCGGACGCGTTGTGTTCACCACCGCCGCAGTGGACACCACCGACCCCTGTGCCAGCTTCGGTACTGGCAAATTGATCGAAGTGGATGCTTTCAACGGTAAGATGCTCAACTATGCGGTGCTCGACACCAACGGTGACGGCATGCTCAACAGCCTCGACACGATTTCCGCCGGGGTGGTCTTCACCGGTGGTATCCCGACCTTGAGTGCCGTCGTCAGTGCCAACGGCGCCACCAACATGGTCGTGAACGACTCCGGCGGCGGTATCACCGACCTGCTGGGGAAAGCCGTTGGCGGCAGCCGCCGCATCATGTGGCGGCAAATACAATGA
- a CDS encoding type IV pilin protein produces MRRANRGFTLIEIMIVIAIIGIVITVGYPSLTEYMKKGRRAEIAGLLSEQAQILERYYSKNNVYTNATGLSSGNDFYTITQTLADQSFTLTAVRKSGSSMATDKCGDFTINNTGARGMLNAAAGLTAKDCWGR; encoded by the coding sequence ATGCGCAGAGCCAACCGGGGTTTCACCTTGATCGAAATCATGATCGTGATCGCCATCATCGGTATCGTGATCACCGTCGGTTATCCGAGCCTGACCGAGTACATGAAAAAAGGCCGTCGCGCCGAAATCGCCGGCCTGCTGTCGGAACAGGCGCAGATCCTCGAACGCTACTATTCGAAGAACAATGTGTACACCAATGCCACCGGGCTGAGCAGTGGCAATGATTTCTACACCATCACCCAGACATTGGCGGACCAGAGCTTCACCCTGACCGCCGTACGCAAAAGCGGTTCGTCCATGGCCACGGACAAGTGCGGTGATTTCACGATCAACAACACGGGCGCCAGGGGCATGCTCAACGCCGCTGCCGGGTTGACCGCCAAGGATTGCTGGGGCCGCTGA
- the thiO gene encoding glycine oxidase ThiO, which yields MIRQQQVVVVGGGVIGLLTAFNLASEGQRVVLLDRSSVGQESSWAGGGIVSPLYPWRYSPAVTALAHWSQDFYPQLGQRLFATTGIDPQVHVTGLYWLDLDDQDEALAWAGRQGRPLRAVDICAVHDAVPVLGAGFSRAIHMADVANVRNPRLVKSLKAALLALPNVTLHEQCEVSGFIRDGGRVVGVDCSAGQVRGDQVVLAAGAWSGELLQTLGLKLPVEPVKGQMILYKCASDFLSSMVLARGRYAIPRRDGHILVGSTLEHAGFDKTPTDVALQSLKASAEQLIPGLADAEVVGHWAGLRPGSPEGIPYIGEVPGVAGLWLNCGHYRNGLVLAPASCQLLADVMLGREPVIDPAPYAPAGRM from the coding sequence ATGATCAGGCAACAACAAGTGGTGGTTGTCGGCGGCGGAGTCATTGGCCTGCTGACGGCGTTCAATCTGGCTTCGGAAGGCCAGCGCGTGGTCCTGCTGGACCGTTCCAGTGTCGGCCAGGAGTCGTCCTGGGCTGGTGGCGGTATCGTGTCGCCGCTGTACCCCTGGCGCTACAGCCCGGCGGTTACGGCGCTGGCGCATTGGTCGCAGGATTTTTATCCACAGCTGGGGCAACGCTTGTTCGCGACTACCGGAATCGACCCCCAGGTGCATGTCACTGGCCTGTATTGGCTGGACCTGGACGATCAGGACGAAGCGTTGGCCTGGGCCGGGCGGCAAGGACGTCCGTTGCGGGCTGTGGACATCTGCGCCGTCCATGATGCGGTTCCGGTACTGGGGGCGGGTTTCTCCCGGGCGATCCATATGGCTGACGTAGCCAATGTGCGCAATCCACGGCTGGTTAAATCCCTCAAGGCCGCCTTGCTGGCGTTGCCCAACGTCACCCTGCATGAACAGTGCGAAGTCAGCGGCTTCATTCGTGACGGCGGGCGTGTCGTCGGGGTGGACTGCTCGGCGGGGCAAGTGCGTGGCGACCAAGTGGTGCTGGCCGCCGGTGCCTGGAGCGGTGAGTTGTTGCAGACGCTGGGATTGAAGTTGCCCGTCGAGCCGGTCAAGGGCCAGATGATTCTGTACAAATGTGCATCGGACTTCCTGTCCAGCATGGTTCTGGCCAGGGGCCGTTATGCAATCCCACGTCGCGACGGGCATATCCTGGTGGGCAGTACGCTGGAGCATGCAGGTTTCGACAAGACTCCCACCGATGTCGCGTTGCAGAGCCTCAAGGCTTCGGCAGAGCAATTGATTCCGGGGCTGGCAGATGCCGAAGTGGTCGGCCACTGGGCCGGGCTGCGGCCTGGGTCGCCGGAGGGGATTCCCTATATCGGTGAAGTCCCGGGGGTTGCCGGCTTGTGGTTGAACTGTGGGCATTACCGCAACGGGTTGGTATTGGCGCCAGCATCGTGTCAGTTGCTGGCGGATGTGATGCTGGGGCGTGAGCCGGTGATTGATCCTGCGCCGTATGCGCCGGCGGGGCGGATGTAG
- a CDS encoding DUF6124 family protein: protein MSDKSQSRSETNNASPCSSLNPEKLDEAAKRALDYYLTPAPEVKKKPASNQLFTVVEGVDAECLLANLSETLASANATLSDLAFELDGSRRHVALGVQQLIELSELLANRVLDERVPVAVD from the coding sequence ATGAGTGACAAATCTCAATCACGTTCAGAAACCAACAACGCTTCTCCCTGTTCCAGCCTTAATCCAGAAAAGCTCGATGAAGCCGCCAAGCGCGCCCTCGACTATTACCTGACCCCTGCACCTGAAGTCAAAAAGAAGCCAGCCTCAAACCAATTGTTCACCGTCGTGGAGGGCGTAGACGCCGAATGTCTCCTCGCCAACCTGAGCGAAACCCTGGCATCCGCCAACGCAACGCTAAGCGACCTGGCTTTCGAGCTTGATGGTTCGCGCCGGCATGTTGCCCTGGGTGTGCAGCAACTGATCGAGCTGAGCGAATTGCTGGCTAATCGAGTGTTGGATGAGCGGGTGCCGGTGGCAGTGGATTAG
- a CDS encoding sigma-54-dependent transcriptional regulator, giving the protein MNTRSRQRILIVDDEPDIRELLDITLGRMKLDTRSARDLAEARALLASDAFDLCLTDMRLPDGTGLELVQHIQQRYPQLPVAMITAYGSLEIAIDALKAGAFDFLTKPVDLGRLRELVASALRLPTVAAPTATIERCLLGDSPPMRNVRKQIEKLARSQAPVYISGESGCGKELVARLIHEQGPRSSQAFVPVNCGAIPTELMESEFFGHRKGSFSGAIEDKPGLFQAANGGTLFLDEVADLPLAMQVKLLRAIQEKAVRAVGGQQEEVVDVRILCATHKDLDAEVAAGRFRQDLYYRLNVIELRVPPLRERREDIEPLANHMLQRLAATTGNPAARLHPQALEALRNYRFPGNVRELENMLERAYTLCEHQQIEAGDLRLAEGNGITDTTNPDLMRVDNLEDYLEDVERKVILQALEETRWNRTAAAQRLKLSFRSMRYRLKKLGLD; this is encoded by the coding sequence TTGAATACACGCTCACGGCAACGAATCCTGATCGTCGATGACGAGCCGGACATCCGCGAACTCCTGGACATCACCCTGGGACGGATGAAACTCGACACCCGCAGCGCCAGGGACCTTGCCGAGGCCCGTGCCCTGCTGGCGAGCGATGCCTTCGACTTGTGCCTGACCGACATGCGCCTGCCCGACGGCACGGGCCTGGAGCTGGTACAGCACATCCAGCAGCGCTATCCCCAATTGCCAGTGGCGATGATCACCGCCTATGGCAGCCTGGAAATAGCCATCGACGCCTTGAAGGCAGGGGCTTTTGATTTTCTTACCAAGCCGGTGGACCTGGGCCGGCTGCGGGAACTGGTCGCCAGCGCCCTGCGCCTGCCGACAGTCGCCGCCCCGACCGCCACCATCGAACGCTGCCTGCTGGGGGACTCTCCGCCAATGCGCAATGTGCGCAAACAGATCGAGAAACTCGCCCGCAGCCAGGCACCGGTCTACATCAGCGGGGAATCGGGTTGCGGCAAGGAACTGGTGGCGCGCCTGATCCATGAGCAAGGGCCACGCTCCAGCCAGGCTTTCGTGCCAGTCAACTGTGGGGCCATTCCGACAGAACTGATGGAAAGCGAGTTTTTCGGCCATCGAAAAGGCAGCTTCAGCGGCGCCATCGAGGACAAGCCCGGCCTGTTCCAAGCCGCCAATGGTGGCACCCTGTTTCTCGATGAAGTGGCCGACCTGCCTCTGGCGATGCAGGTCAAACTGCTGCGGGCGATCCAGGAAAAAGCCGTGCGCGCCGTTGGCGGACAGCAGGAGGAAGTGGTGGATGTCCGCATCCTCTGCGCCACCCATAAGGACCTGGACGCCGAAGTCGCCGCCGGACGCTTTCGCCAGGACCTGTACTATCGACTGAACGTCATCGAACTGCGCGTCCCGCCCCTACGCGAACGCCGCGAAGACATCGAACCGCTGGCCAACCACATGCTCCAGCGCCTGGCTGCCACCACCGGCAACCCAGCCGCCAGGCTCCATCCCCAAGCCCTCGAGGCCCTTCGAAACTACCGCTTCCCCGGTAACGTGCGAGAGCTGGAAAACATGCTCGAACGGGCCTATACGCTCTGCGAGCACCAACAGATCGAAGCCGGCGACCTACGCCTGGCCGAAGGCAATGGAATCACCGACACCACCAACCCCGATCTGATGCGGGTCGACAACCTGGAAGACTATCTGGAGGACGTCGAACGCAAAGTCATCCTCCAGGCCCTGGAGGAAACCCGCTGGAATCGCACGGCGGCGGCGCAGCGGTTGAAGTTGTCGTTTCGGTCGATGCGGTACCGGTTGAAGAAGTTGGGGTTGGATTGA
- a CDS encoding sensor histidine kinase — protein sequence MTTETASPRVKQTQRLLRLYHLYRLSIGITLVLLITSNMDNRLLEFASDDLLRSGSWLYLVLNILLVVFLENTRRPARLFGLALTDVLLLSWLFFAAGGAPSAVGNLLIVSVAIGNTLLRGRIGLLIAAVATLGIVSSTFFLGLSDSNRPSSYLQAGTLGALCFAAALLVQGLTRRLEASETLAEQRASEVIGLEALNALILQRMRTGILVLDRERRVQLANESALNLLGMHDLIGQPIDDYSTALVERLLLWQNNPSLRPPSLTIAGTGLTLQPSFIALGHNEQHQILVFLEDLAQVAQQAQQLKLASLGRLTAGIAHEIRNPLGAISHAAQLLRESEELNDADRRLTQIIQDHSQRMNRVIENVLQLSRRQQTTPQRLDLRAWLDQFVQQARQSAAAYQQLHLSIEPGDYTTLMDPDQLTQVVDNLLRNAWRHSAQLHEQAEAWLNLFIDPHSHLPTLDIIDNGAGVTPDQQAHLFEPFFTTSSQGTGLGLYLSRELCESNQARLDFKPRQGGGCFRITFAHGRKQI from the coding sequence GTGACCACTGAGACAGCGAGCCCTCGCGTCAAGCAGACGCAACGCCTGCTGCGCCTGTATCACCTGTACCGATTGAGCATCGGCATCACGCTGGTGCTACTGATTACCAGCAACATGGATAACCGCCTGCTGGAGTTCGCCAGCGACGACCTGCTGCGCAGCGGCAGCTGGTTGTATCTGGTCCTGAACATCCTGCTGGTGGTGTTTCTTGAAAACACTCGGCGCCCTGCCCGGCTGTTCGGCCTGGCACTGACCGACGTCTTGCTGCTTTCATGGCTGTTCTTCGCCGCAGGCGGCGCCCCCAGCGCCGTCGGCAACCTGCTCATCGTTTCCGTGGCCATCGGCAATACGCTGCTGCGAGGCCGCATCGGCCTGTTGATCGCGGCCGTCGCCACCCTCGGCATCGTCAGTTCGACGTTTTTTCTCGGCCTGAGCGATTCGAACCGTCCCAGCAGTTATCTACAGGCCGGCACCCTGGGAGCGCTGTGCTTTGCCGCAGCACTGCTGGTGCAGGGCCTGACCCGGCGCCTGGAAGCCAGTGAAACCCTGGCCGAGCAGCGCGCCAGTGAAGTCATCGGCCTCGAAGCGCTCAACGCGCTGATCCTGCAACGCATGCGCACCGGCATCCTGGTCCTGGACCGTGAGCGGCGGGTGCAATTGGCCAACGAAAGCGCGCTGAACCTGCTGGGCATGCACGACCTGATCGGCCAGCCCATCGACGACTACTCCACGGCCCTGGTCGAGCGTCTGCTGCTGTGGCAGAACAACCCCAGCCTGCGTCCGCCAAGCCTGACCATCGCCGGCACGGGCCTGACCCTGCAACCGAGCTTCATCGCCCTGGGGCACAACGAACAGCATCAGATTCTGGTATTCCTCGAAGACCTGGCCCAGGTGGCCCAGCAGGCCCAGCAACTGAAACTCGCCTCCCTCGGGCGCCTCACCGCCGGTATTGCCCATGAGATCCGCAATCCCCTGGGGGCCATCAGCCACGCGGCGCAATTGCTGCGCGAATCCGAGGAACTGAACGACGCAGACCGGCGTCTGACGCAGATTATTCAAGATCACTCCCAGCGAATGAACCGCGTCATCGAAAACGTCCTGCAGCTTTCCCGCCGCCAGCAGACCACGCCCCAACGGCTGGATCTTCGCGCCTGGCTCGACCAGTTTGTCCAGCAGGCGCGCCAAAGCGCGGCCGCATACCAGCAATTGCACCTGAGCATAGAGCCGGGCGACTACACCACGCTCATGGATCCGGATCAGCTGACCCAAGTGGTCGACAATCTGCTGCGCAACGCCTGGCGCCACAGCGCGCAGCTTCATGAACAGGCCGAGGCCTGGCTGAATCTGTTCATCGACCCTCACAGCCACCTGCCCACCCTGGACATCATCGATAACGGCGCCGGCGTGACGCCGGACCAGCAGGCGCACCTGTTCGAACCCTTCTTTACCACCAGCAGCCAGGGCACCGGCCTTGGGCTCTACCTGTCCCGTGAGCTGTGCGAAAGCAACCAGGCCCGCCTAGACTTCAAACCACGCCAAGGCGGCGGCTGCTTTCGCATCACTTTTGCTCATGGACGGAAACAGATTTGA